Genomic segment of Pagrus major chromosome 19, Pma_NU_1.0:
AAAAATACACTGACTTCATCTAGTTCATCTAGTGCCAATGATGTGTCCCATTAGGATATTTAATTCATGCGTTGACATGGTTACTCACTGTCCTTCACAAGTATATTAGCAGACTCTGAGTGTCTGAAGGGACAGATAAGATGAATCTTGACGAGATTCCAGACTCCCTCAATAATAATGAGCTTAGAGATGACATTGACCaagaatcacacacacatttccgGGTGCCAACTGAATGATAAAGTGCATCATAAATACTATCCTTAGTTGCGACCTTATAAATCTTAAGGTCTCGTTTTTATGTCCACATGATGACAACCATTGATTTCCGTTATCAAAGGATGTTCATGATGAAAGTTAGCCTATCTCACAACACACTTTTGATAAAGAAAAGCCTTGGATTGTACACACTTTGTGAGGGATTAAAGACCAATCTCATGGTGTCTGCCAAAGGCTCATGTATCCTCCACAGGGTCACTTCCACGATAGTTGTTTTGGTCAGGGAGCTGGCTCATCACAGGCTTACGTGTCAACAGGTTATCATTAACCCATTCAATCCATCACAGGAAGGTGGAAGTCACAGTAGACGCAATCAGACATGAGGGTCATTTCAGATACTTCCACTTCAACAGAGGATACCATACCTGTGTCGAACCAGCTGCTCCaggcctctcctctcctccatctcacGTCGCAGTCTCAACATCTCCTGCTGCAccatctcctcctgcctctttgcctcctgcttcctcctcatctcctcccctcgCTCTCTCCGCCTTGCCTCCTCTCTGGCTTGACGCTGagcctccttctctctctgttgcctctTCCTCTCAGCCTCCCGCCTGGCCCTGTTCTCCCGCACCTTAGCAGCAATCAGTAGCAATTAATGTAATTTAGAATGTAGCTTACAGCTGAATTGCTGACAGTTTTCCAACCCACAGCATTTCATCTCTTATGCAAATTGAGGAATTTGAGATTCACTTTGGTCACATACCTGGAGGTGTCGTGCCTCCATGGTGACGATCGGGTCTCTgaactttctttttgtttgtccaACATCCAACGCTAGTTCCTCCATCACCCCACAGTCCAACACCTCTCGCTCCATCAGGTCTTGTAGGAAGCCGTTAACAGCgctgtgctcctcctcctcagccagACACTTGTACAGATCTaagtatttgaaaaaaaaagtattatatcAAGAATGTGGATCACTTGCACTTTACAAATTATTGAGTATTTTGCAAAGCGTAGAAATATGTTTTTAGATTGATCTTCTTCCCTTAAAGGCTGctagtttcatttcatttaagcATGGTGTCAAAATTAATGCGCTGAGACAAGAAACACTTGCTTGGGGTCGATCAACCTAAAAACCTATAATAATCTCAAAAACATTGACATTGCATATTCAAAGcaaaatcaatgtttttcaaaatttcaGTGTGAAATAGGCAtctaaataaagtcttttcaatatttttgcCACTAACTTAGCAGCTACATTGAAGATTTCGGCTTCacaaagggtgtaaataactttCAATCTTTccaaaatcaatttgggatctcggggcgtctggagacttggatcatgccagacgagctgtatagAGCCACTTTGATGTTGTATtttctccatctacttcagttgttcaggacaatactgcaatgctgttttgctgtgaaacgctagaaatgttttgagatttcaccagactttccacTGTCATGGGTGTGAGCAGATaatgaacacatttaaattttGGGGGGAACTTGTCCTGTAATTTAGGCTGGAATTGGGTTTGCATGATAACAACTACACGTTCCTTtggggtgaacttctcctttaaagaTGTTCTGCACCAACTTTTTCTATTCAGCTACAAACCCTCGCTTTAATTAATTAGTCCCATTAATTATTTTGGCTTGCAATGTCAAATGTAAACCTCCCAATTCCCATGATGGCCTGGGAGCTGTTTGAGCTGATGctgattaattaaaataaagagcCTCAGGTTAGTAGGACAGATGACACAGTTTGTACCATCAAAGTTTGTGTAGTCCACAGCTGCAGGCCGAGCACTCGCCAACGCAACAGGGCTTCTCCTCTCAGCGGAGCACATCAGGTCATCTTCCTCATCCATTTCCAGCTCAAGACGCAACTTACTGCCCAGCCAATCACCAAGAAGAGCCTGAGCTGCAAGagagaatcacacacacataattgtCCTGCTTCTGCACAGACTCAGCCCTCTGTTATATAGGTAACTCTTCTCCAGAGACAAgtctattgtttttttcatgggatAACCTACCTTCACTGTAAGCATCATCATGATCTCTTAGCTGGTCAGAGCTTTGCAATGGTACAGCAGGGTTTTTGGTTCCTGAATGAGGTTTCTTGGGGCAGAATACTTCGGATACAGCAAATTCTGAAGCCATCTCTACTCGCTGaggacacagatacagacaaaGAGATGTAGGGCTGAAACTATCAGTTAATCTgataattattttattcattctttAGTttgtaaatgacagaaaattgTATATTACTGAATTACTGAAATTGCctatgcacacatgcacacccagCTGCACCAGCACATAAGTTCTTCTTACCTTCCTCCACTGGTCGATATCACCATTCTTCATATGAATCTGTTCATGAAGGAAAAACAGTTTCAAGTGTCAGCTATTACTCTTTGCAAGAGAGACCACAGGGGCCACGAAAATGCTGGTGTCATGGTCACCTTTGCCTGCTTAAAAATGCCCAGCCAGGCTCACAGGCACCTTGAGCTGCGGGTGCTTTGTGCAAATTGAGGGCTGAGCCAGTGCCTGATGTCTGCGGATTATTTCCCAGGAAAGCTTAGCCATTGCTTTAAATCAGCAgattactttaaaaataatttcccaGACGTCCAACAGTGGATGctatagcagcagcagcagcaatgcaGCTATCTCTGTCTCAGGTATGTGAGTATCTGAGAAAAGCCATCTGTCTGACATTTCTAAACCCTGCCCTGACATGAGAAATGCCCTTATAGAGTGTAAACACCTATGTGCAGCTCCTTCATTCACAAATCCTGCAAGGAAACCTTTTTTACAATTATGTTTCACCTGTCTAGAGGATTTTATAATCCTGGAAAAAAGATCTGAAAGGTGgaaactgactgaaaaacatCCTGAAGGTGTTCCCTTTAGATAAGAAAACATGTTGAGGTGAGCACCTTGGAGTTATTATCCAGAATAGGCAGCCACAGTTCCCAAAATCAGTTATTACAGAAGCAGCACCCCTCAATCCAAAAACTAAACTTACCTTGTCTCCTGATGTACTCCTGCTGAGCCTCCTCCACCTAGAGAGGTGAGGGTTGTGACCTGGGGACGTCATTATCTGTTTAGTTATTGACCTTTACCTCCGCTACTATAATGTTATCCCACCCATTTTTAGAGTACTCTTCTACCAACCGTCAAAGCAAACTATTTAAATGTTCCTGTTTACAGTGTTCAGAAGTCACTACAAAGAGACCTAGCAAAACGCAAGACCTGTACGCAGAACTTCCATCGAGTTGGATTACAAAGgattctgggtaatgtagtaAACCAACCATTTTTTTAAGGCTAAATGTTCCGCCAACGTTTAATCGGGGACTACATGTCCCACTAGACTTTGCGTGTAGTTCAGGCGTTTCTCTGGTAACCATAGCAACGTTCATCACGTCTCTAAATGACCTGAAATTCCGTTTTAAATGGACTAAAACTTGAAAGAAGATTAAACAAATCGGAAAGCCTCGCCTATTTAAAAGGTTTGTATTAAGCACAAATTAAGAAAATGGTGTTTTGGTCGAAAAGGAGGCGAGACGCACCACTGTACTTTTCCAATTGCCGCGGCGGCTGATGATGACGACATATTTCCGCGACTTGTAGTTCCTGTCAGCCAGTGAATTTTGTAGGTAAGCGAATTAAAACACTTTAATCATAAACGTATACAATTAAAACCAGCACAGTTGTGAATGTGTACGTGTTCTTCATGTACGTCGTTTAAGAGCAGTAAACGTCAAAACTCGACGAATGCTTGCCTAAAGTGGCACGTGAGACTAGTTAGCTGCGTGGCTAACTCACATGCACttttgctaacgttagcctgctTGATTCACCGCCAATCAAACTCCTCGTGGTTTAGTTAAGTATTGTGCGTTAGTGTAGTGCAGTGAATCTGTTTGCGGCTGCTCGTATGGCTGGCAGCAGGATGAAGCTGGAGCTGTCCCGAGTGGTTCAGGGAAGAAGCCGGCTGGGTGTACTGAAGGGGCTCGGCAGGACTGGACAGCAGTCCCTGGATGTCCCGGGGTGTCTGCTGTACACTCCCTTTGGCACAGTGCCCCACCTCACCCAGGACACACTGCACACCCTGAGCAACCTCCCCTCTGTCACTCACATCACCCTGTCTAATATGTAAGcaactcaacacacacacacacacacacacacacacacacacacacacacacacacacacacacacacactcacactgaacTCTCTATATCTAACACACACCTGCATCACCTTTTTCCCTCAAGAGCAGAGCACCAGGAAGTGTTGGAGGAGTTTAAGGATGGATTCAGGAAATTTGCAGGTACTGCAATAACAGCTCTTCTcccatcttttcttctttctctcgcCTACCTTTGTACCACTTATCTTCCAGAGAGTAATCATGAGTGAAGGACAATGAGTTGGAACTTTCCAGCACACTAAACAGCATTGATTAGACATAAATTAGGATGACAGCCTAATGATATTGCAGTGCATTTAGATTTATTCAGTATTGATGAAAAGGTAATTTATCATCAGCTTTTTAACTAACTTAAAATCATGAAGCGTCCATATTAATGCAGTAGAACTTTATTCATAGCTTGATAAAGGCGCAACATTACGCAAGCATATTCAATTATGCAAGCAGCTTTTAAATCTTTTCTCGCATTTAACATTGTGGAagcactttaaaacattatgtaacttgttcaccttaaaataacagcttcaaaaatcgcacaaaatgccaatttctacataatgttgctttaatgtgtgCACGTAAAGGCTTTGTAATCACTCAATAATGGTCAATAAATTGGCTCAGGTATTAGAAAAAGTGATTCATAACTGATTTATTCAAGTAGCAGCATATGTCTTATTAAAGCAGTCAGCAAGGTCAGTTCATACAAATAGTTAATAAACAgcttttgtgtttacatttgaaATAACTTCTGAACCTTGAAAACAATAGACGACAAAAAAAGTCTCACCCACAAGCTGATCTATTCTTTCTTTCAGTCTCTACATTCAAGCCAACTTGGATGAGAAGTTTGTaaagtatataaatattaaactAAAGCTAAATATAACAGCTACTGAGAGGACCTTGTGAATTACTATCGTCAATATCTTTTAATGtgttgaagagagaaaaaatagttTTGGATTTGAGTCTTTGTTTGCAGACGCATCAAGTTGTGAtactgaaaatggaaaaagtgtGAAGTGTAGAAATCCTTCACAACAGTTCAGTACACCCACTCACCCACTTGGATTTTAAATTAACATGTTTCTGAGCATTTAAAGATTTTTGAAAGAGGTTGTGagtagggatgttaatgatttatCATTAATCGATTAATAGCTGGTCAGaatttaatgattaaaaatgtattaaccgGACAACCAGAGATGAATACAAATACCCcaaaaagtatcttgttacaaattacaaatacttcttttcaaatatattaaaataaaatacacaataatgGTCTGAGAAAATTTATTGTTGGGCCAGTTGTGAGTAGCGACAGACGGGAGCTCcgcaattaaaataaatgaatcattttgTGTCAAATTTATTGGTAATTAAAGTAACTTGGTCTTTACTTAATCAGTTCTTTAAGCTCCTCATGCAGCCTACTCTGATTTTGCATCAAAAATAGAttatgtcagtggttaaaacagtttcctaatggaaaaatgtccaacatatttcatatatttttctcTCACACTGTCAAAACAGCAAGAAATGTACTCTCAATTACTTATCTCCGTGTCAAAGATTAGGAAGCTTTAGAGGGGGAAAGGGACTGTTTGTTGAACTATTTTGAATTAACCTGCTGTTTGCTccactgtaaatgtttttttaaataacagcCACATCAGAAGAACCTCTGCCAGGCTCAAAATCCTGTGCTGGTGTGACTAGTTGATTAATGTAAATGTCACACATACGTGATGCATAAATTTACTCTGAAGGCTGAAGGCTATATGAATGTTATTACCACTGGCTAAATTGAAAAGACGTAGCAAATTGCTTCTAAATATACTGTACGTTGAGTTCAGTATTGAAAAGCTGATTAGCTCCATGAGCCTGACTAAAAGGTTGTGCTGCTCATagtaatatttatataaatgcCCCAGAAAAGTGACCTCATTCAGCTTTGCTGTACCATAGTCGCTGTGGTATGGAGCCTTACCAGACCTCAAGCAAACACATTTGAAATTGGAAAAGTAATCACTGTAGCTCCTCTTGTTGTAAACTGTCAGGTGGTTACTACAGTGCTGTCTCTTAAGTCCCAGAAGGGAAGAGCAGTGATTTAATTGCTGATAAGGCCTCACCTCGTTACTCTCGAGACTCAGTTGTCACATTAATGCATTAATGACGTGTCTCATACTGTCACCTCTCTTCATGCTCGGCCTTTGTCTGGTCTTGTGCTCTGTGAGCCATTTACATtgacttttgtgttttgctttgtaCAGGTCTTCATGATACTGTGTTGTACTGCTCGCTTCACGACCCTGCGACTTCCTGCCCAACAGGTTATACCACTAACAAGGTGAGATTAAACTTCTGCCTAAAGGAGTAGATCCATAtgttgggaaatatgcttatttttaGGGCTGGGGGATATGGCCTCAAAATAATGTTGCAATATTTTAAGGCTTTATTACgataaacaatatatatatcttgatattctgaaatctcctcaaaagcacttcataaatgctagacCCATAAAAACCACAACATCAAATACCATAATATTTTTGACTAAATGCAATACTGTTGGGATCACTactggtactttcacaaaatattaacacagtgAGATTTTTCAAAGATGGAAGAAATTAACCCCCAATTCCatctttgtacattttatacAGACTTGTcctgccttgaacaggctggGTGAAAGGAACTAAAATCTGCCTACTAGCACCTCTTAAAGTGTAAAAATTATGAGATTGCGATTTTAGGGGGATTATGTGTTTGCCTATGTCTTGTTCGGGTagcagttgccaggcaaccagcggAGACTACAGCAAGTCACTGCTCCCATCCCAGAAATACTCACACTTAACACATAAACCACACTTTGTCtttttaacactttatatttgttaattagtgagctttagataTGCTGATAGGCGGATTTTGCTaccttcagacagagccaggctagttgtttGCCCTTGTTCACaggctttatgctaagctaaccagctactgTGAGATttgtatcaatcttctcatctaactcatGGCAAGAAAATCAATATGCCTTTTTCCAACAATGGCGCACTACTCCTTTGAAAAGAGAATTATTTTAGTAATTCTAGCATCACTAAAACTGTTGTTACCTCTTAGTCgtgttttcacatgaaaaatgccTTCTCATTGTCCATAGACTGTGTCGGTGTGGGGCAGCGGTGGGCGGATTGAACTGACAGTGGCCAAGTACATGGCTCTCCAGCGGACCGTGCAGCCCGACTGGTACCAGAGCATGGCAGACGGAGAGACGTGGCAGAACAACACCTCTCGCAAAAGGGTCCGAAAGTCGGTGGATCGAACTCTCGCTCACTTGGATGAGTGTCTACTGCTGCACCAAAAatcacaggtacacacacacaaccggcagtcttaacacacacacaccactgctcTGTTACATTTGTGAATCAGTCATGCACGGCACGAGCACGCGAGGCAGGGATTGATGTTGGGTGTTTTTGTTGTCACAGGGGACCGCTGTGCTGCTGTGATACGGCTGAAACACAGTGAGATTAGGAGGAATACATAATCAGTGGGTGCATTTGTTATTAGTGGGTGTGTAATGGCTCTGCATTAGGCATGACTAAtgaaatcaattattttttttctttttaaagcaatGAACGGCAACCCCATTTCATGATGAAGAGAACAAAGTGAAGCTGTTTGTCGAGAGTTATCCATGTGACACCGTAACTCAATTATGCTTCAGAAGAATTCATTGCTTTAGTCCTAGTTGATCTGTAACTTAATTTACAGGAAGCAGTTCATTgcatcctttttttcttttttgttgcaTTAATCTGAAAGTGTAAGTGAAagactttgtttttaatattgttttgtatGACGTGTGCATGACACTGCTAAACGCTGCGTTAATGTGctcttttctgtattttatcGCCTGGCTGCAAACCATATTTCCCTTGGGACGATAAACGTTAAGCGTAGAATGATGTTGAGCAAAGAGTCTAACAGGATCGACAGCGTACTGCAGGTAATGCGTGACATCAACATTGTTATGAGTGCGCTGCTTGATTGAGCTCCACTCCCCCACCCACTGCTCCGTCTTTCCTCCTCATGATGTGCAGTCAGCTTCATGTCGAGTCATCGGAATTGAGATGGGCTCTGGCAAGAATAAAATCTCTCTTTTTTGCACTTGAGGACCTCCAATATGTGAAACATAAATGGTTTGTCAAGTTTCAGGATGATACTTCCCTCCCCTTTCTATCTTCCAggttttctctctgtcagctgtttAATCACCAAACTGTCTCTCGTTGCCAGGAGTTGGAGGGAGTTGAGGTGTTCggggtggtggagggaggagacatCCTGGAAGAGAGAGTGCGCTCAGCCAGGGAGACAGCCAAGAGGCCTGTGGCAGGATTCTGCCTGGACGGCCTCCAGACGGGCTCAATGGACCAGGACCTGAGGACCCAGCTCATCACTGCTGTGACCAAGGAGCTGCCTGAGGACAAACCCAGGTCAGTGTGTGAGAAAGATGGATGTGTTTATTGATTACAGTTGTAAGGGGAGATTTTTTTCCCGGAAGGTGTCACTGATATTAAATAAACTCCAACCAAACAAAAGGAGACAAACAGTATCATGTTCATTATCCTGCCCTCAATAAGagatgacacacaaacattgtATTTATCCACCagtttaaatgtgcaatatgtttGTATAGTTATATACTCTTGAACTGTAGGATGTCTACATGGgcaatgtgatgtttttgttcttaACTCAAAGTACAAACCTGTTTTTCTCTAATACCaatgcaaatgtaaacataCAGCTTTAAGGAAAGCTACATCTAAAAGTCATGTTAGCTCTTACAACAGCTATTGCATGTGTAAAGACCTCGGCCTCCTTGTTTATAGGCCTGTAAGAAAGCTGAATAGTGCACCTTAAAGAACAGTCCATAGATGctttacagtatatactgttTGTGTATAATGTGATGATTTAAAAGTTTTCTTCGACGAGTATTTCACTATTGCTTGATCTTAAACAACAGAACATAGTGGAAAAAtgtgacatctttaaatgtctttttcccAACATCTAAATATACTCAGTTTACataaacagaaaagcagcaaatcctcttGTTGGAGTAGAGTTGATTGTCCCCTAATTTTCTGCTGATCAAagaatcaattaattgattattttttcaactctaattaacttaataatgtattttgtaaAAAGACATATAAGCATCTACTAAGAAGCAAATGCTCAATATTGTTACTTATTAccaaaataacaaattaaacataatagatcaac
This window contains:
- the qtrt2 gene encoding queuine tRNA-ribosyltransferase accessory subunit 2 isoform X2, whose product is MAGSRMKLELSRVVQGRSRLGVLKGLGRTGQQSLDVPGCLLYTPFGTVPHLTQDTLHTLSNLPSVTHITLSNIAEHQEVLEEFKDGFRKFAGLHDTVLYCSLHDPATSCPTGYTTNKTVSVWGSGGRIELTVAKYMALQRTVQPDWYQSMADGETWQNNTSRKRVRKSVDRTLAHLDECLLLHQKSQELEGVEVFGVVEGGDILEERVRSARETAKRPVAGFCLDGLQTGSMDQDLRTQLITAVTKELPEDKPRLLQGVGRPDEVLVCVEAGMDLFESFFPFQVTERGCALCFDFDISPDPERAVLELDKERETAGEPQQNGDLNVDQSQMTSFEMNLKDKRYQDDFRPLVEGCGCYCCKNHQRAYLHHLLVTNELLAGVLLMIHNTAHYHGFFGALRDALAKDKLDLLKRRVLGERGGQTERKD
- the qtrt2 gene encoding queuine tRNA-ribosyltransferase accessory subunit 2 isoform X1 encodes the protein MAGSRMKLELSRVVQGRSRLGVLKGLGRTGQQSLDVPGCLLYTPFGTVPHLTQDTLHTLSNLPSVTHITLSNIAEHQEVLEEFKDGFRKFAGLHDTVLYCSLHDPATSCPTGYTTNKTVSVWGSGGRIELTVAKYMALQRTVQPDWYQSMADGETWQNNTSRKRVRKSVDRTLAHLDECLLLHQKSQELEGVEVFGVVEGGDILEERVRSARETAKRPVAGFCLDGLQTGSMDQDLRTQLITAVTKELPEDKPRLLQGVGRPDEVLVCVEAGMDLFESFFPFQVTERGCALCFDFDISPDPERAGRAPPAVLELDKERETAGEPQQNGDLNVDQSQMTSFEMNLKDKRYQDDFRPLVEGCGCYCCKNHQRAYLHHLLVTNELLAGVLLMIHNTAHYHGFFGALRDALAKDKLDLLKRRVLGERGGQTERKD